In Primulina eburnea isolate SZY01 chromosome 3, ASM2296580v1, whole genome shotgun sequence, one DNA window encodes the following:
- the LOC140827458 gene encoding equilibrative nucleotide transporter 1, translated as MGINSADGDSESSGLLVPHPPPKIPRDSFHLAYVIYFTLGAGYLLPWNAFITAVDYFDYLYPDASVDRVFAIVYMLVGLTSLLFIVAFAHKWNSVVRINLGYALFLVALLAVPLIDAWYVKGRVGVYSGYYGTVVMVGLCGLADGLVQGSVVGKAGELPERYMQAVVAGTAASGVLVSVLRVLTKALYSQDASGLRRSANVYFIVSIIVMLLNIIFYNLAHRLPIIKYFNDLKSQAVNQEKEQKGDLTGKAWRYTLWDVVGAVKWYGYGIMIIYVVTLCIFPGSITEDVHSKVLKDWYPIILITGYNLFDLVGKTLTPLYLMENAKLAIWASFGRLLFLPLFYICLHGPDLFRTEVPVTVLTCLLGLTNGYFTCVLMILAPKTVLLQHSETAGIVIVLYLVAGLAIGSVVSWFWVL; from the exons ATGGGTATCAACTCCGCCGATGGCGATTCCGAATCCTCCGGCCTTTTAGTTCCCCACCCACCTCCGAAAATACCTAGGGATTCCTTCCACTTGGCTTACGTAATATACTTCACATTAGGCGCGGGGTACCTTCTCCCATGGAACGCATTCATCACTGCTGTTGACTACTTCGATTACCTGTACCCGGACGCCTCCGTTGACCGGGTTTTTGCCATTGTATACATGCTTGTGGGCCTCACATCTCTGCTTTTTATCGTTGCATTTGCCCACAAATGGAACTCTGTTGTGAGGATCAATTTGGGCTACGCGCTGTTCTTGGTGGCTCTTCTGGCTGTGCCTTTGATTGATGCTTGGTATGTGAAGGGAAGAGTTGGAGTTTATAGTGGGTATTATGGGACAGTTGTGATGGTGGGATTGTGCGGATTGGCTGACGGGTTGGTGCAAGGGAGCGTGGTGGGGAAAGCTGGGGAGTTGCCTGAGAGATATATGCAAGCTGTTGTTGCTGGAACTGCTGCTTCAG GTGTCCTTGTCTCAGTTTTACGAGTTTTAACAAAGGCTTTATATTCTCAAGATGCCAGTGGACTGAGACGAAGTGCGAACGTTTATTTTATTGTCAGTATCATAGTGATGCTATTgaacattattttttataatttagctCATAGGCTTCCAATTATAAAATACTTCAATGATTTGAAAAGCCAAGCCGTGAATCAGGAGAAAGAACAGAAAGGTGATCTAACTGGAAAAGCATGGAGATATACCTTATGGGATGTTGTGGGGGCAGTGAAATGGTACGGTTATGGCATTATGATTATATATGTCGTCACATTATGTATTTTTCCCGGATCCATTACAGAGGACGTGCATTCTAAGGTTTTGAAAGACTGGTACCCTATAATTTTGATCACTGGGTATAATTTGTTTGATCTGGTTGGCAAAACTTTGACTCCATTGTATCTCATGGAGAATGCAAAATTGGCAATCTGGGCATCCTTTGGAAGGTTGTTGTTTCTACCACTTTTCTACATTTGCTTGCATGGTCCCGATCTTTTCAGAACTGAGGTTCCGGTTactgttttgacatgtcttttGGGACTTACAAATGGATACTTCACTTGTGTATTAATGATTTTAGCTCCAAAAACTGTCCTGTTGCAGCACTCGGAAACTGCAGGGATCGTGATTGTGCTGTACTTGGTTGCTGGTTTGGCAATCGGCTCTGTTGTTTCTTGGTTCTGGGTATTGTAA